CTGCGCTTAAGTGGCTGATCAAAGCTCAGGGCGAGCCCTCCAAGCTCTACGCGCCGCCCCCGCCGCCCACTCCGGATAAGCGTCTCTGGGGGCCTGAATTCGACCGCTGGAGTTTCGGCGTCGGCGCGGTCTTGGGCACGCTGGAAGGCGGAATTCTGATCAATTTTCAGGGCATGTTCGTGCTTGAACTGCCGGGCCCGCGCATTCTGATCATGGTGAAAATCAGAATGATCAGTGCGCCGCCCAAAGTGGGAGACAATCCCAATCAGTTGAGCGTCGGCATCATCGGCATCATCGACCTGGATTTCGGCAAGGGGACGGTGACGGTCGGGGTGATGATCAACTTCGAGATTCAGGAGTTGCTGAAGATCGCGATCCCGATCGAAATCTTTTTCAATCTCAGGGAGGGATCCGACTGGCACTTCTATCTCGGCACGATTGCCCAGCCCGCGTCCGCCGAAATCCTCAACATCGTGCGGGGCAGCGCCTATTTTATGTTGCAGGGCAAGCGTCTGGTGTATGCCGAGTACGGCAGCCGGGTGCCGGAGTTCTTGCGGAACAAAATTCTCCCCGGCGTGGCCATCGCGGCCGGCATCGAAGCCTCCATTCTGCTGGGCGACCCCGGCTCGATCTATCTCCGGATCTCCGCCGCATTGCACGTCGGCGTGGCGTTCTCGCCGTTCATCATCGTCGGGACAATGAGGCTCGAAGGCGAACTGCGGCTGCTTATCATCAGCATCGGCGCGCGCGGCGAGTTCAGCGCGTTGATTTCACAGCGGCCCGACAATTCGTACAAGACGTATCTGCGAGGCGAAATCTGCGGCAGCGTCAGTTTCTTCTTCTTTTCGATTTCCGCCTGCGTCGGCATTGAAATCGGTACGGAAGACTTCGACCTCACGCCGCCCGCGCTGCTGCGAGGCGTCTTTTTGCAAAGCTACTCGCCGGTCTTGGTGTCGGGACAAGCATCGAACCAAAAACCCATCGATGCGAGTTTGGGCAATGCCACAGAGATCACCGGGGCCACTCCTGCGGCCGGTGACCTGCTCAGCGTGCCGATCGATTCGGTCATTGTCCTGCAAATGTCCTTTGCGCCGGAATTGGCCGCTACTTTCAATGCCGATACCTTCACGGAGGACGCCAGACCCGCGCCCGGACGTCCGTCAGGCGGCTGGTATGAGTTGAGCGGAGATGTCAGACTTCGATACACGCTCAACAGTCTCACGCTGACGGAAAACGGCGTGAACTATTCCGGGACGAAACCGCCGATCACCTGGCGGCTTGACCGGCCCCACCAACCCAACGGCGCGGATACGGCCATCGATCTGGCTCTGTTCAGCCGGGTGCCCACGGCGGCGGAATATGCCGTGGAACGGTCCACCGACCTGCGGGAAAACATTACGGTGCGCTGGGGCGACGTCTGCAGGAGAGCGGCCCCGCCGGCGCGCGTGTTGTATGCCTTCTGCGGACAGCCGCTCGGCTCGTCGATGCACGGCTGGCAGTTGCGCGGCGTCGCCTATCCGGATCCGCCCGACACCGTGCGGGTGGAGCCGCCTCGTACTGTGATGGGAGTCTCCAGCCCGGAACATTGCGCCGGGCCCTCGACCTTGGACCTGTTATTGGCCGAACTGGGATTCCTCTATGGGGTGCCAGCCCAGATCATCGGCGATGAGACCGGCAGCGGTATCGTCGAGACCGGGCCCGCATCCCTGGACAAGAAATGCTACGAGCTGTTTTTCCCGGAGCGCAAATACATGTCCAATCCCTTCAAGGTGGAAGGCGCGCTGGCGATCTACAGCGCCGCCACGAAGAAAAACGTGTTCGCCTCGCGGGAAGGAGGATTCATTTCGGAACAGCAGTTCGTCGTCAATCGTCGATATCCCCTGCGCACCCATATGCGGGACATCGGCGGCTATCGGGGTGTTTCCCTGCGCGAATACATGCGCATCGACGTGCTTGGGGACCCCGCGCAAACCGTAACCTTAAAGATCTGGTCCAAGAACCAGCCGAAAACCACCCTGACGGCGTATGCCTACGACGGAGCCGGTCGCGTGGTGGGCAAGGTCCGTTGGCGGCCGGCCTCCGGAAAAGGAACCGAGCAGGCGTCGATCCGCGTGACGGCGACGGGGATTCAGCACCTGATTCTGACCAACCGGTATTTTACCGGTCTGCTTCTCGAAGTGTGTCTGGAACGGGCGAGGACCAGGCCCGACATTCCGTCAGACGACCGCTGTCACCGCGTCCTCCAATTACCGTATGCCGAACGGCGCCGGGTGGCGCAAGGAGAGGGAAATGATCCGGCGCAACTAAACCCCGACATTCTCGCCAACTATCTCAGGGAGCGAGAGACATGCGCCTACGTGACGTTCGACACCGACGCCTGTGAGGAAGTCCTGTTCTGCGGCGCCGTTTACGGCAAGTTTTATGGAAAGATTCAGGTGCTGGAAGTCGACGCGATGGATCGGGTCGTGGCGACCCATCTCCTGAGTGCCCTGGCGCCCACCGTGCTGGCCGGCCCGAGCCAGTTGCCTACGCGCTGGCTCGATCCGGCCGGGCCCTGGCGATCCGATGTGACGTCGGTGAGCCGATTGCTCTTCGGTCCTCGATTTGCCTCGTACGACAAAATTCTGTTCTCGGTCAAACCAAAACCTGAGACCCGCAAGATCCGGATCTCAACGGCGTTGATCACCGATACGCTTCCGTCCATGTTCGTGGCGCTCGTCGAAACCTTGACGATGGGCGAAGTTCGGCACCACGCCACGGTGACGGAGAGCATCGAAACCGACAGGGAAACCTTGATCGGGTATCTCAACGACAATACGCCGCGTCCTCTATTGAAACCCAATACAGTCTATCGGCTGTCGGCCGGGTACACCGTCGTCGCGACGCACCCGACCAGAGGAGAAGTGTACAATCGAACGCAAACCCAAGAGTTCGCGTTCCGCACCGATCATAAAGTGCCCGGAGAACTTGCTTCCTATGTGCTGGGCGCTACGCCTGACATGGACGAACGGTTCCACTTCTTTGCGGACCCGCTCAAGGTCGTCTTCAACGACCCGGCCGTCCTCCGCTTGGTGGAGGCCTATGGCAAGCAACTGCGGGCGGTGATCCGAGGGGCGGACGGAGCGCCGGTCGCACGGAGCCCTGAAGTGATTCATACGTTGACCGAGACACCGGCCGGCGTGCTGTCACCCTACCGTGAGACGGTTCTGAGGTTGATCGAGGAGGGCCTCTTCCCCTGTGCGGGCGGGTCGCATACTTTTACCGGCCACGCGGTGTATCAAGCACCCTTCGAATTGAAACCGCTGATGCCCTATGTCTTTGACTTGGAATATACGGTGCCGGAGGCGGTTCCTCCAGGTGAGGCCGTGACGCCGCTGTATCGACTCACGTTCCAAACCTCCCGTTATGCTGACGTGACGGATTTTGCCGAGAGCCACCGGATCTATCCGATATGTCACCGGGCACTGTCGGCCGACATCACGGGCTTGCCGGTTCCCGGCGGAAGCGGTACCCCGGTCGTGGGAGCCGCCGACGTGGAAATCCAAAATGCCCTTCTGGCAGCCGGCATGCCGCTGGATGACGACACCGAGACGACAGGTTTCACGCTTCTCTGGCGAGAGACCGGCGGACAACACTACCCCTATGCGATTCTGATCAATGCCGCCGAGCCTCTGTGGCGCTTCCGGCGCGAGCCGTTGAAGAGAGCGGTGGTCAACGAGCGAAACGAAGTCCTCGACCCCGCGTTCGTCGTCTATGAACAGCAGACCGTCGAACATCTCAAGCTCCGGCCGGCCGGGGGGCAGACCCGCATCAGCCATTTTGTGCGCTCCACCGGAGGTACCCGCACGCTGGCCTTCCTTGAGCGGAGCCCGGCGATCACCGGCCGCGAGACGCTCACGATCGAGATCGTGCGCACCGCGAGCGAGTTGTTCGGGTTGACCGAGCAGAGCGCCGTCCTGTTGAGCCTGGAACTTTTACCGACTCCTCCGTGGGAAGCCTAGCCATGTCCACCGTCACGCCGCAATTCAGGTTGTTTGCCGAACCGTTGCCTTGGTCCGTGGGGCAGGAAAACCCGACGGCCAGGATCGCTGAGTTTGTCAACGCTGCGCGGGAGGCGCTGAAAAAGTTTCAGATGGGCGAGCCGCTGACTCCCGATTACGCGCCGGATTTTTCCGCGATGCCCGTAGGGTTGCGCTGGACGATGGTGCCCGAGTTCGGATTTCCTCGACAGCCGTTCCGTGTCTATCGACGGGTCCGGAAATACGAGATGGAGCGACTGATCGCCGCCCCTTTTGTGGTGTCCGGGGCGGCGGACATTCCGTTTTCAACCGAGATGTACGTGCTCGACGTGCAGGTGACGCTCGCCGCAGGCCAAAGCCTGAGGCTGGAGCCCCGCGACCGTAATGGACGGGCTTTGCCGGGAGCCGGCCAAGTGTTGTCGGCAAGCGGAACGGTCAGGTTCCGGTCTCCATTCATGGCGTCGTTGCATTGCGCCGGCGCTGGAACGGTCACTGGCGTGACGGGTGTTTCCACCGACAGTGTCGTCAACGCGGGAGACTGGCAACTGGTGCAGATTGTCGGGTTACCCTTTCCACCCGGCGTCACGACGGCCTATAGCGGGGAGTTGCAGGGGTTTGCGTCATCGCCGACCGGGCCGGATATGGCCTCGTTCCAACGGCTCCTGATCGGATATTATCTCAAACCACCCGTGCCGGATCTTGGCGCGGCCCCGCTTGCCACGCCGGCTTGGGAAGCGCCCAGGCCGGATCGATACGTCCAGTATCTGACGACCGATCCGGGAAGCCTGCTGGTTGACATTCAGAAATGTTTGGAAGTTTGCGACGATCATTCCTGGAATCCGGCCGATCGGCAGCCGGCGTATGTTGCCGAACGGACTGTGTCGGGAATTCATCAAGCGGGGGTGGCGCCGACGACGTCGGGAACCGCGAGGTTCCCCGTCGTGGCCGGCGCGCTGTTGCAGATCAGCGGCGATAGTTTCGCTTCGCTGGCGCTGGGCTATGGCACGTATGATTTTGTCCCGCCGTTCGATCCGTCGGTCGTCGTGGCGGTGGTGAGGACGGAGTTCGACTACAAAGTGGAAGCGGAATATGTGCTGAGACCAGGCGGGCACATCGAGCTTCCGGGTCTTTTCGGCGGTCATTCGGATCGGCACACCTTCGCCGCTCTGTCTGAAGGCCTGCTGGCGCCGGAGGCCCCCTCCGACTTACGGGCGCGCACGTTGCGAAAAAACCGGCCGGGTGGCCGGGACGGGCTGGCGTCCGAAGCCGTCAAAATTTCATGGCGGCAACCGGAAGCGCCCCAAGCCTGGGGTCTGGTCGTCAGCCGGCAAGCCGGACAGACGGAATGGCTCAACACGGAACATTTCTTCTCTGAAAAAAGTTATCAGCCCTATCTTGCCCGCGCGCCGCAGGGTGAACTGCCCAGTGAGGATACGGGTCGGTTTCACTATGTGGATACTGAGACGCCGTTGCCTCCGTATGGCTCGACTTCCGTGCGGTATTTCGTCGCCGGCCTCGACATATTCGGACGCTGGTCGGCGTTTCGGGAGATCTCGCATGCGAGCGAGGCGCTCCCTCCGCAGCGGCCGATCATCAACGCGGTCAAACTGGCTTTGCCGGATCCGAACGTGTTTCCACCTCCGACCCCGGCTTCAGTGGCATGCCGATTGGAAATCGAATTTTCTTGGGAGTGGAGCGACCGCCGCGCCGCTCAAATCCAATTCGCCGGCCAATTTTATCCTGCCCGTACCACGCCACCCGCTGCGGCATCGGCTGGATTCTCCGTGCATTCGTCCAACGCGGCGCATCCTTTCGTCACCGTCACCTTCGATATGAACGGCAACCCGACCGGAACGGACTTGGGGAGCGTCTATCGATTGAACGAGATTCCTCCGGATGGGGCTCCTCTGCCTCCCGCTCCCGGTCTTATTCAATATCGGTTGGAGATTCCCGGGGTCACGGCGGAGTTCCCGTCCGGCGCTCCCCATGCCGTGGGCTATGCCGTCTATGTTCGCGGATTGGAGCGATTGCGCTTGCCGGTCACCGAATACTCGCCCTGGTCGCCGCCGGTCACCTCGGAAATGCCGGACCCCCGCAAGCCGGCGGTTGTGAATCTTCCGGCCGACGTCCAATGGACGGCTCTGCCCGACGCAACGAAGAAAGCGCGAGGACGCCTGAGCTGGCCCTCCGCCGCCAACGCGCTGGGGTATATCGTGTGGGAAGCCGGCGAGACGGCCATACGGTTTGCGCTCGAGGACTATCTCAAAACCAGATTTCCCACCGATCGAAGCCGCTGGCTTGTGCCCTTGAGCGAGCCGCATGTGGTGCGGGCCACGCAATTGCGCAGCCTGCTTCTTCAGCCGGAGTACGCCCAGCTTTGCGCCAAAGCCTTCACCCGCTACAATCGAGAACTGGTGACCGCGACGTCGGTTGAACTCGAACTGGCCGGGAGCTCGGAAGTCTTGACGGTGTTTCGGGTCTCGTCCGTCAACCGCGCTAACATCGAATCGGACAAGTCCGCGCCGGTATTTTTCGCCGTCCCCCGACTCAATCGGCCGGCGGCCCCCAATCTTTCGCTCAAGCCGAACGAGACCGGCATCGAAGTGCAAGTTCTTGGCAATAGTCCGGCCACAACCGCCGGCTACCGCGTCTATCGGACGCGCAAGCCGCCGCTCTCCCGAGATGTGGGTGCCAAGGGGTTGCCGGTATTCCGGGAGGATAATCCGGCTTGGCGAGATTTCACCCAGCGAGTGCTCAATGGACCGACGTTGAATGGCAAGAAGATTCTCGATCCCATGACGGCACGTTCCTGGCGGCCCTTATATTATCAGGCCACCGCCGTTGGTACGGCCGATCCGACGCGGGGGATCTATGCCGCCGAATCAGCCGGTTCATCCACCAGGCTGGTCTATTGGCCTCCGGATGTTCCGCCGCTTCTCGCCCTTACCGGCCCGGTTGCTTTGCCAGTCCTGCATTTGCGGACCGACCTGCCGTTCCATGCCGTCGAGTTGGGCAAGGCGTTGATCGACGTGTTTCGAACAGACACCATTGCGGGCACCGGAGTCGTGAAGACATGGTTGGCGCAATGGATCGCCGACGCACTGCCGCCTGCCTCGCCGACACCGGTTGCCCCGCGCCTGGAACACCTGGTGACGACGGCGGGCACTGGTGTCACCACGTTCGATCTGGTGCTTCCGGCGGGGGTTGTGTCCGGGATCGTGCGCGTGACGGATCCGTTGGGACGCTCGACATCGATCATGTTTCCCTAAACCGGCGAAGAACACGTTATGTCTTTTCTCTCTGAAGCAGCCACGGTCGCCTTTCGAGAAACAGGTCTGCAGCCGCTGGGCATCGGCATGCCGTTCATCTCAAAAAAATGGTGCAGCCACGGCGCGGCCGACGCAGGGAGGCGCATCACGTTCAACGCCGAGAGCCTGTCGCTTACGCTCTCGGGCGGGGAAACGTGGTACTGTCCGATTTCGGCCCGCGTCGTCAAAACCAATTTATCCGACCGCAAACCGACCGCCACGCTCATCAAAGCCGATGGCACAGCCGTGAACGGCGACGGCCTGCTCTTCGAACTGTTCCCCGGCGCGTTGCAGCGTTTGAAACGGCTGTATGTCCGTCGCCTCGAAGCGGCCAGCCCCGTCAACTATCCGAATAAACCGGCGGATCGGCCGATCCGGCCCGTCCCAAGGTATTTCTTCATCGCATCGAGTGATGTGGACGAAGCCGTAACCGGTGGATGGCTCCATGCGGGGCAAGATACGGGGATTGCCGGGGAATTGTTTTTCTTCGACGAGCAGGGGCATATCATCCATCCCTTGATGGTCGCCTCCTGCTTCACGGTTTTGGGCGACGCTTATGCCGGCCTCGTCAAGGAGAGTGCGCCGAATCAGCTCGCCCACATTGTGGGTTTGAGTCCCGCATCCTTCACCGTGCGGATGGTCAAACCGGACGGCACGCCGTACGATGGCGCTTTTGTGAACGGGAAAACCGACATGATCCCGGCCATCGGCCTCTTTACCGTGTCGGCCTATACCGGATCCGACGCGGAACTTAAAGGAGAACTGACTCGCCAGCCCGATACGGGCGCGACGGGAGCTTTTCCGTTGGAACGGGCCCGGCATCTCCATCTGGGATTGGATACGTTCGGGCGGCTTGGGAACCGCTGCGCGTTGCCCGCACTCCCAAGTGGCGCTACGCTGACGCACGACTTTTTCACCGTCAAGGCGCTCGACACACGCACGTACCTGACGGGGGCGCCGGATCGGTCTCCGACCGGATACGTGGGATCTCGCCTCGAGCCTGCTCCAGTGGTGCGGTTGCATGAAGATCTCACGATCTTGGCGGATGGCAACGCTCTGATGCAGCGACTTCACAGCCTGTTCAACGGATCTTCGACCGAATCGTTGGTGGCTGCGGCGGAAATCAATCCAAAATTCCCCCTGCCCTCCGGCACGGACATCTATTGGCCATCGTTTCCGCCGCCGACCGGCTCCGGCACTCCGGCCGACGACGCCCCCTTTCCGTCCGATTTTAAACGGCAGGTGCTCGCGGCCAGCCGCGCGGTCGTCATCGACGGAAGCAGCCCCGACGTATGCCTGACACTGGTCGGCCTGCCGGTGGATTGCGCCGTGCGGGTCTATCATCGCGTATTCGGCAGCGGCGTAGTGTTGAGTCGGGGGGATGGAGCCGGAGGGCTGGCCAATAGCGTCGTGGTGCCGACCGCGGGCCGAACCTTCAACGGACAATGTGTGCTGCGTCTGGCCAATCCTCTGGGGCTTGAACCGCCTTTCAGCTTTCCCCCTTCGCCCAAACTGATTTTCGACATGGTTGTGGTCCAGCGGTCCGGGAGGATGCGGATTTTTGGGAACCTCGAATTACCGGTGAGTACGACTCCCGAAGCAGGGTCGGCGGCCGCGGCTGATAACGTGGTGGCGACGGCCGCCAAACAGGGGGTCTGCCGAGCCGGGGTTCTGGGCCTGCGCCGGACGATCGCCCCGCTGCCGGTAATCACCGATCTGAACTCGCTCTTGAACGCCGTCGTCCAATTGGGAGGGGAAACGCCGCCACGCGATGCCCCTCGGCTGCCCACCATGGCGCGGCGTGATCTGTTGGCCGCCGCCAAGCGAGGGCCCAATTGGACGGCCGTGCTGGCCGGAGGGGCGATCGGGCCCGCCATGCATTCGGCCCAATCGACCCTTGGCGCGCCAGGTTCGCAGGGTGGACCGGAAACGCAGTACGTCGGCGTCTTCACCCAAAACGCGGGACTGGCCTACGACGTTGCCCGAATGGCGTTCCGGCGCACGACTTCGTTCTATGACCGGATTCAGCAGCTCAACAACGGTCTTTGGGACGAGCCCGCGCCGAATACCCCTCTCGATCGCAGTCAATCGCCCGATGGCACCCGTGGCACCATAGCCGGTTCGGTCTTACAGACCATCGCACCCTATTGCGAAACTCCGGAGCTGGCTCTGCTCAAGTCCGTGGTGGAGGCAAACATCGCCTCGATTCCGCGTGATTGGAACGCTCTCGTCGATCTAGTGGTGAGTTGGATCGACGGACTTAATCTGGCCGGATTACCCAGCCCGCTGGATGCGGCCGGTGCCCGGTTGAAGACCGAGCTCAGGAACCGGCTCAACTCGCTCAAGGACAGCGATCCCGCGCACGAATCGCAGCGGGAGCGTCTGTACACTGAAGTGGTGCGCGAGCTGAGCGCAGCCTGCTTCGGCCGCCGTGACGCGCAGTGGGCGTTGGAAGAGGCCATCAAGAACGCTCGCCGGTTCATCTATCTTGAAACGCCCGGGCTTTCCTTTACCGAAGCCGGCGCGGCGCGGCCCTATTCACGCAATTTGAAGAGCCTGTTGGCGGCACGGATTTCGAGCCATCCCGGCCTTAAAGTGGTGATCTGTGTGCCGAAGGTGCCGGACTATGGGAAGGGCTACGAGCAATACCGAGCCAAAGAAGTCAAAGACCGGTTCGATCTGGTTCTGGACCTGCCGTCGGCGAACGTGGTGTCGTTCCATCCGGTCGGGTTCCCTGGGAGGCCCAGCCGCCTGGAATCCCAGGTGGTTATTGTGGATGACGAGTGGGCGATGGTCGGGTCATCCAGTTTCCGCCGGCGCGGCCTCACATTCGACGGCGGCAGCGATCTGGTGTGGACCGATCTCGAACGCAGCGACGGCGCGGCTCCTTCCATCGCCTCGTTCCGCAAGATGCTGATGGCGGCGCGCTTGGGCATTACCGGCGACGGGTTCGACAGCCGTCGGTTGATGCTGGAGGATGTCGCGGATGTCTTTCACTTTATCCGCGAAACCTTGCGCGACGGCGGCTTGGGACGAATCGAGCCGCTATGGAACGGACGAACGGACGGTGTCGCTTATTCCGAACCCACGCTCGACAGCAACCTGGTGAACCCGGACGGGGTCGAATTCCAAACGCTGAATGCGCTGGTTTTTGCCGCGCTCGGCAGTGTGCCTCTGTGAGGAAGTGCCCATTGCATGCCTTGTTCAGGAAGGTCTCGTCTCTTCTCCGTTCATGCCCACACACCAATGTGGCGTGCCCATAAAGCGGCAGGTATTTTGGTATCGAGCGCATGATCGAAATCTATACCGATGGCGCCTGTAGCGGGAATCCAGGTCCGGGCGGCTGGGGCGTCTTGCTGCGGGCCGGCGGCATCGAACAAGAATTAAGCGGCGGGGAGCCGGCCACGACGAACAATCGCATGGAGTTGCTTGCGGTGATCGAGGCGTTACAGGCGGTGACCGAGACGGTCAAGGCGCGGGTGTACACGGATTCCCGGTACGTCCAGAAAGGCATCAGCGAGTGGATTCACGAGTGGAAACGGCGAGGCTGGAAAACGGCCGACAATAAACCGGTCAAAAACGAAGACCTGTGGCGGCGGTTGGACTCCTTGGCGTCAAGGCGTGTGATCGAGTGGCGGTGGATCAAAGGGCATGACGGTCATCGAGAGAACGAGCGGGCCGATGCGCTGGCTCGCGCCGGGTTGGAACGGGCGAGACGGGAGGGGAAGCCGGTCGCCGCCGTGCCTCCTGTGCCGGTCAAGCGTCGGGAAGCCGGTGCGAGTGCGGCGCTCGGCTCCATTCTGGATATTCGCCATGCGAGGGTCTATCGCGGCGACGTTCTTGTCTTTACCGATTTGTCCTTTATCCTGCGTGAAGGAGAACATGCCGTCGTGCTGGGGCCCAACGGGGCGGGAAAGTCCACCTTGCTCAAACTGTTGGCCGGAGAAGTCCATCCGGTGCCGTTGTCGGAGACGTCGGTTCGCTTGTTCGGCGACGATCGCCCCAATGTGTGGGACGTGCGGAAGCGGTTAGGCATAGTTTCTCATGATCTGCAGCGGGAGTACTTGACCGGCGCCAAGGGGCTCGATATGGTTCTGTCCGGATTCTATGCCAGCAACGATACCTATGACCATCAACGGTTCGGCGACGCGCAGGTGGCACGGGCGCGGGACGTGATGGATGAGTTGGGGATTGCCTCGCTCGCCGACCGGCGATTCGGTCACCTCTCAGCCGGCGAGCAACGGAGATTGCTGCTGGGCCGAGCTCTGGTGCACGATCCACCCGTGTTGGTGTTTGATGAGCCGACGAGCGGCCTGGATCTCAAGGCCTGTTTTCAGTATCTGGATCTGTTACGTGGGCAGATACGAAAGGGCAAGACGGTGTTGGTGGTGACCCACCACATCCACGAGATCCCGCCGGAGATCGACCGGGTCGTGTTGCTCAAGGAAGGAACGATCGTCGCCGACGGAGCGAAGTCGGACCTGCTGACCGATCGACAAATCAGCGCTCTCTTTGAGTGTCCTACCAAA
This sequence is a window from Candidatus Nitrospira inopinata. Protein-coding genes within it:
- a CDS encoding OmpA family protein; translated protein: MPVRRLGLFDLLAPHYLVGFDFPDHIQRYLSIIAVDELRTQVGPQAILYSGTCSVDGPGGGTEIIHDPPDGRGGRFRWNGVGMRFRLVVPRDGAAFIDTVVNSSANGSLPQVAGVLNDLRPTEPTPADVSDYPGLKFRLELLVDALTFSLGDEWLPGMLHPTTRRVVQNTDPRFAGKPVEIRLPKVLLSYSQGDDDNDLSPQFRLEAWEASGFDGPHDLGVGEFINMEPGVALHRSGSFAFSLDEVILDTSPEATPSEILEHFGVGEDWEGLYIKQLLLYYSNDQGVGFTARLADALFSFNGKVSFEAELNVYPDIALTIFSVTPRFFHGRARVEFRRGVVNDSLDAPPAGDPPGLVNLMQGDVLHLEIGGGTPPYTIEVRAAGADLWDGSARRVAFNSPGTHDVFIKVTDSRAGTPRRHREYLRVVVAANTTAAPPSGAQADRRSDAHPLPALQYEVTAGQTGGHDLIKEREEGTSAHFRVEGGESFTVTVRNHGSSTVLRTIVNQRRFVLDVGEGNDLDIETQYDAISAGSVAEQYIRFQLARPRDTTELPRYFDRTSGDTEFENTLRAFNFPEASAVRSIQLDGYASNDPSNPARDLALSDRRNQAVQAILAARYPGATFDPPPRAHGHGSAGDPLPNPANPADPANRTVRVTFTMRDRGAHTLTARARRDVYVPSSGGSGSEPVPVPPTPDAAPLPDRLPPAIKHLGVRIKIDQGDLALLELYGSIDFESDLEQKLRREGAPPPEEGDASWTSHDGILNFKLIYQWDRAADETTVALQLSSDEEDRDGLLHFDNNVARDDRFKNIVGALMLFAPIINSAAESAAGNSRDAGNWVALGVSVAVPVAIGGLNVFRTRRGILYGGEGRFKWIKPADGGPKRWDFAVILDYGVEFDIVAESLGIGRDRLPGAPAPLPPPLKARYKAIGFNIARGPAGEVVYTAIFDQSKGYDLDLSDPSLFRLPDPLGNLFSIVGARVARFNPVTLEIDFAIKVDLGVITVDRFKVKIPLDPVGAPQILPSGVRVNIPGVLIGNGFVNIVDADVTDSNGNSIRSKGIEGGLDLTLVSLKLRIAGNVAVGTIKDNSSGREAVAVFVGLIVEFPTPIVLGQSGLGLFGLSGLFAMHYRRLEDPRNPTEAVGPALKWLIKAQGEPSKLYAPPPPPTPDKRLWGPEFDRWSFGVGAVLGTLEGGILINFQGMFVLELPGPRILIMVKIRMISAPPKVGDNPNQLSVGIIGIIDLDFGKGTVTVGVMINFEIQELLKIAIPIEIFFNLREGSDWHFYLGTIAQPASAEILNIVRGSAYFMLQGKRLVYAEYGSRVPEFLRNKILPGVAIAAGIEASILLGDPGSIYLRISAALHVGVAFSPFIIVGTMRLEGELRLLIISIGARGEFSALISQRPDNSYKTYLRGEICGSVSFFFFSISACVGIEIGTEDFDLTPPALLRGVFLQSYSPVLVSGQASNQKPIDASLGNATEITGATPAAGDLLSVPIDSVIVLQMSFAPELAATFNADTFTEDARPAPGRPSGGWYELSGDVRLRYTLNSLTLTENGVNYSGTKPPITWRLDRPHQPNGADTAIDLALFSRVPTAAEYAVERSTDLRENITVRWGDVCRRAAPPARVLYAFCGQPLGSSMHGWQLRGVAYPDPPDTVRVEPPRTVMGVSSPEHCAGPSTLDLLLAELGFLYGVPAQIIGDETGSGIVETGPASLDKKCYELFFPERKYMSNPFKVEGALAIYSAATKKNVFASREGGFISEQQFVVNRRYPLRTHMRDIGGYRGVSLREYMRIDVLGDPAQTVTLKIWSKNQPKTTLTAYAYDGAGRVVGKVRWRPASGKGTEQASIRVTATGIQHLILTNRYFTGLLLEVCLERARTRPDIPSDDRCHRVLQLPYAERRRVAQGEGNDPAQLNPDILANYLRERETCAYVTFDTDACEEVLFCGAVYGKFYGKIQVLEVDAMDRVVATHLLSALAPTVLAGPSQLPTRWLDPAGPWRSDVTSVSRLLFGPRFASYDKILFSVKPKPETRKIRISTALITDTLPSMFVALVETLTMGEVRHHATVTESIETDRETLIGYLNDNTPRPLLKPNTVYRLSAGYTVVATHPTRGEVYNRTQTQEFAFRTDHKVPGELASYVLGATPDMDERFHFFADPLKVVFNDPAVLRLVEAYGKQLRAVIRGADGAPVARSPEVIHTLTETPAGVLSPYRETVLRLIEEGLFPCAGGSHTFTGHAVYQAPFELKPLMPYVFDLEYTVPEAVPPGEAVTPLYRLTFQTSRYADVTDFAESHRIYPICHRALSADITGLPVPGGSGTPVVGAADVEIQNALLAAGMPLDDDTETTGFTLLWRETGGQHYPYAILINAAEPLWRFRREPLKRAVVNERNEVLDPAFVVYEQQTVEHLKLRPAGGQTRISHFVRSTGGTRTLAFLERSPAITGRETLTIEIVRTASELFGLTEQSAVLLSLELLPTPPWEA
- a CDS encoding phospholipase D-like domain-containing protein, translating into MSFLSEAATVAFRETGLQPLGIGMPFISKKWCSHGAADAGRRITFNAESLSLTLSGGETWYCPISARVVKTNLSDRKPTATLIKADGTAVNGDGLLFELFPGALQRLKRLYVRRLEAASPVNYPNKPADRPIRPVPRYFFIASSDVDEAVTGGWLHAGQDTGIAGELFFFDEQGHIIHPLMVASCFTVLGDAYAGLVKESAPNQLAHIVGLSPASFTVRMVKPDGTPYDGAFVNGKTDMIPAIGLFTVSAYTGSDAELKGELTRQPDTGATGAFPLERARHLHLGLDTFGRLGNRCALPALPSGATLTHDFFTVKALDTRTYLTGAPDRSPTGYVGSRLEPAPVVRLHEDLTILADGNALMQRLHSLFNGSSTESLVAAAEINPKFPLPSGTDIYWPSFPPPTGSGTPADDAPFPSDFKRQVLAASRAVVIDGSSPDVCLTLVGLPVDCAVRVYHRVFGSGVVLSRGDGAGGLANSVVVPTAGRTFNGQCVLRLANPLGLEPPFSFPPSPKLIFDMVVVQRSGRMRIFGNLELPVSTTPEAGSAAAADNVVATAAKQGVCRAGVLGLRRTIAPLPVITDLNSLLNAVVQLGGETPPRDAPRLPTMARRDLLAAAKRGPNWTAVLAGGAIGPAMHSAQSTLGAPGSQGGPETQYVGVFTQNAGLAYDVARMAFRRTTSFYDRIQQLNNGLWDEPAPNTPLDRSQSPDGTRGTIAGSVLQTIAPYCETPELALLKSVVEANIASIPRDWNALVDLVVSWIDGLNLAGLPSPLDAAGARLKTELRNRLNSLKDSDPAHESQRERLYTEVVRELSAACFGRRDAQWALEEAIKNARRFIYLETPGLSFTEAGAARPYSRNLKSLLAARISSHPGLKVVICVPKVPDYGKGYEQYRAKEVKDRFDLVLDLPSANVVSFHPVGFPGRPSRLESQVVIVDDEWAMVGSSSFRRRGLTFDGGSDLVWTDLERSDGAAPSIASFRKMLMAARLGITGDGFDSRRLMLEDVADVFHFIRETLRDGGLGRIEPLWNGRTDGVAYSEPTLDSNLVNPDGVEFQTLNALVFAALGSVPL